One Senegalimassilia faecalis genomic window, GAAAGAATGGTGATGCCGCGCTCGCGCTCCTGGTCGTTGGAGTCAAGAACGCGCTCTTGAACTTCCTGGTTCTCGCGGAACACGTGGGACGACCACAGCAGGCGGTCGACCAGCGTGGTCTTGCCGTGGTCAACGTGAGCGATGATAGCGACGTTGCGTAGACCTTCTTGCTTCATACGGTTGTGTTACTCCTCTTCCATTTCTTGCGCGATGCGGCGCTCTTCCTTATTCAGTTCGTCAATATGCTCGTTAAGCGTAGCGATAGAACGTTGAGATGATACCACCTGCACAATGCCCCAGATGGCCGCGGTAGACGCTATGGCCGCAACCACACCGAACAACCCGAAAGGGCGCCGGCCGCAGAACAGAGCCACCAGACCGCCCACAACCGCCATGCCGATGCCGTTGCGGCGCTCGTCGAGCACGGCGTCGCGCTGGCGAACTAGCTGCGTGCGGGCAGCGGCTATGCCGGCAAGGCGCGC contains:
- a CDS encoding J domain-containing protein translates to MNRLEALRTLGLDEDATDEDIKTAYRETAQILHPDRFATNKKLQERATEQFKNLQEAYDYLTSSKGRKGSRAASGASSSARAGYDADDARLAGIAAARTQLVRQRDAVLDERRNGIGMAVVGGLVALFCGRRPFGLFGVVAAIASTAAIWGIVQVVSSQRSIATLNEHIDELNKEERRIAQEMEEE